The DNA window AATACCGGATAGGTATTTATTACAAAGACACGGCTGGATATTCCGAGGCTGTCGAAGAATTCAATAAGCTTATTGACGATTATCCTAAAAGCGAACTGGTCGATGATGCCAGGTATGAAATAGCAGCTTGCTATGATAAGCAGGCTGTTACCTATGATTATAAAGAAGAGGCTGTTGATAAGGCTATTGAAGAATTTGAGACTTTCTTGAAAGATTATCCCCAGAGCAATATGACAGATAAAGCTAAAAGCAAACTGCTGTTTTTAAAAGAAAAAAAGGCAGAAGGGATTTTTCAAATAGCTAAGTTTTATGAACTGCAAGGCACTTTAGACAGCGCCCTGATGTATTATCAAGAGATCAGAGATTTTTTTCCGGATACTTCCTGGGCTCCCAAGGCCGCGGAAAAAATTTTTATTATAGAAAAAAAACAAGAAAAACGAAGTCCTACCTCGCACTGAGTGCTCGGCACGAGGTGAACCTGTCAAAGAATGAGAATAAGAACAATAAGCAATATTTTTTTGTTGACGATTAGCTGCCTGTTAGCTGTTGGCCTATCGGGTTGCGGGTATACCACTGGTTCTTTGCTTCCCAGTGATATTAAGACAATATCAGTACCGATGTTTAAGAATGTTATCTCTTCAAGCTCTTTAGCCTACCAGTATCACCCCGGGATCGAAGGGGATATTACCAGACAGACAGTTGACAGATTTATCTTTGACGGCAGATTAAAAGTTGTAGACACTGAACAGGCGGATCTTGTCTTAACTGGCGAAGTAACCGATTATATTAAAGACCCTTTAAGATACGGGCCTGACGAAAAAGATGTAATTGAATACAGGCTTACCTTGGTAATGCGCCTTATTTGCCGTGATACAGCCAAAGATGTTGTTTTATGGGAAGAGAAAAGGCTCACCGGAGATACTACTTACTTTGTTGCCTCC is part of the Candidatus Omnitrophota bacterium genome and encodes:
- a CDS encoding LptE family protein, whose translation is MRIRTISNIFLLTISCLLAVGLSGCGYTTGSLLPSDIKTISVPMFKNVISSSSLAYQYHPGIEGDITRQTVDRFIFDGRLKVVDTEQADLVLTGEVTDYIKDPLRYGPDEKDVIEYRLTLVMRLICRDTAKDVVLWEEKRLTGDTTYFVASGEELALRAAIRDLAKNIVARMIEGW